The following coding sequences are from one Desulfosporosinus orientis DSM 765 window:
- a CDS encoding Rpn family recombination-promoting nuclease/putative transposase — translation MRQLIDLKIDYAFKLIFGKTGNEPILMAFLNAALKLPRDNQITSVQLLNPELDKDFKDDKKSVLDIRALTTEGIQVNIEIQLANRHDMDKRTLFYWARMYTRQMREGMAYQELAKTITINILDFRYIKETRSYHSVFRLFEVEEGFELTEALEIHFMELPKLLVKWREGLISPREDALVRWLFLLEGSEDEEIYKTLEEIAMQDPILNQAMDEWEKSSDDPRIREIYWSRQKAILDEKAAIREAELRLKKGMEEGLKQGLKQGIEQGIEEGKLTIAKKMLKRGMDIGVISDIVGMSEEEIKNLKG, via the coding sequence ATGAGACAGCTAATAGACCTGAAAATTGATTATGCTTTTAAGCTTATCTTTGGCAAAACCGGTAATGAGCCAATTCTTATGGCCTTCTTAAATGCTGCGCTCAAACTCCCCCGCGACAATCAGATAACCTCAGTTCAATTATTAAATCCTGAACTTGATAAAGACTTCAAAGACGATAAAAAGTCTGTCCTGGATATCAGGGCGTTAACTACTGAGGGGATTCAAGTTAATATTGAAATTCAACTGGCCAACCGGCATGATATGGACAAACGGACTCTTTTCTACTGGGCCAGAATGTATACTCGTCAAATGCGGGAAGGGATGGCCTATCAAGAGCTGGCTAAGACTATTACTATTAATATCCTGGATTTCAGATATATTAAAGAGACGAGAAGCTACCATAGTGTTTTTAGACTTTTCGAAGTAGAAGAGGGGTTTGAGCTGACCGAGGCTCTGGAAATACATTTCATGGAGCTGCCCAAGCTCTTGGTTAAGTGGAGAGAAGGATTGATTAGTCCCAGGGAAGATGCCTTAGTGCGGTGGTTATTCCTTTTAGAGGGCTCGGAGGATGAAGAAATCTATAAAACCTTGGAGGAGATCGCTATGCAAGATCCTATATTGAATCAAGCTATGGATGAATGGGAAAAATCCAGTGATGATCCAAGAATCCGGGAAATCTACTGGTCAAGGCAAAAAGCAATCCTTGATGAGAAGGCAGCAATAAGGGAAGCAGAATTGAGATTAAAAAAAGGGATGGAGGAAGGCTTAAAACAAGGCTTGAAGCAAGGGATAGAACAAGGAATAGAAGAAGGTAAACTTACAATAGCAAAAAAAATGTTAAAGAGGGGAATGGATATTGGAGTAATCTCCGACATTGTAGGAATGTCGGAAGAAGAAATAAAAAACTTAAAAGGATGA
- a CDS encoding BlaI/MecI/CopY family transcriptional regulator, translating into MTVVKLFDSELKIMDIVWDKEPVSAKEISLIAAETIGWNKNTTYTIIKKLLDKNALRRTEPNFICTSLVQKAEVRKAETQSLIDKLYNGSKKAFFASFIENDLTEDELEMLKKLIEKR; encoded by the coding sequence TTGACAGTTGTAAAGCTTTTTGACAGCGAACTGAAAATCATGGACATTGTGTGGGATAAGGAGCCGGTATCGGCCAAAGAAATTTCTCTGATCGCTGCTGAAACAATCGGCTGGAATAAGAATACAACCTATACGATTATTAAAAAACTGCTGGATAAAAATGCCCTTCGACGGACTGAACCGAATTTTATCTGTACTTCCCTGGTCCAAAAAGCAGAGGTACGCAAGGCTGAAACCCAAAGCCTTATCGACAAGTTGTATAACGGCTCGAAAAAAGCCTTTTTCGCTTCGTTCATAGAAAATGACCTTACTGAGGATGAGCTGGAGATGTTGAAAAAACTGATAGAAAAGAGGTAG